One part of the Lotus japonicus ecotype B-129 chromosome 2, LjGifu_v1.2 genome encodes these proteins:
- the LOC130738950 gene encoding aldehyde dehydrogenase family 2 member C4-like, with amino-acid sequence MANLSNGLCHINSFVNIPTVKFTKLFINGEFVDSVSGKTFETVDPRTEEVITEIAEATKEDVDIAVKAARKAFDSGSWPRMTGAGRAKIMLKWAELIEQNIEELAALDTIDGGKLYSWCKAVDIPEAANLLRYYAGAADKIHGDVCKTSRDLHLYTLMEPVGVVGHIIPWNFPTIMFFGKVSPALAAGCTVILKPAEQTPLSALFYAHLAKQAGIPDGVLNVVPGFGSIAGAAITSHMDIDAVSFTGSSETGRQVMMAAAMSNLKPVSLELGGKSPVLIFDDADVDKAVELALFGILHNKGEVCVAFSRVFVQEGIYDEFEKKVVEKAKTWVVGDPFDPKVQQGPQTSKAQFDKILSYIEHGVNEGATLLTGGKTVGNKGYYIGPTIFSNVKEDMVIAKDEIFGPVMVLSKFKIIEEAIEKANSTRYGLAAGIVTKNLDIANTVSRSIRAGIIWINCFFAFDIDCPFGGYKMSGFGRDYGLEALHKYLQVKSVATPIYNSPWL; translated from the exons ATGGCAAATCTCAGCAATGGCCTCTGCCATATAAACTCCTTTGTCAACATTCCAACAGTGAAGTTTACAAAGCTTTTCATCAATGGAGAATTCGTGGATTCAGTTTCAG gaaaaacgTTTGAGACAGTTGATCCAAGAACAGAGGAAGTGATTACAGAGATAGCAGAGGCTACCAAAGAAGATGTTGATATTGCTGTGAAGGCTGCACGTAAAGCATTCGATTCTGGTTCATGGCCACGCATGACTGGTGCT GGGAGAGCAAAGATTATGCTGAAGTGGGCAGAGCTAATAGAACAGAACATAGAAGAATTAGCAGCATTGGACACCATTGATGGTGGGAAGCTATACAGTTGGTGTAAGGCTGTGGACATTCCTGAAGCCGCCAACCTCCTGCGTTACTATGCTGGTGCTGCTGATAAAATCCATGGAGATGTGTGCAAAACTTCCAGGGACCTCCACTTGTATACTTTAATGGAACCGGTTGGTGTAGTTGGACACATTATTCCTTGGAATTTccccaccatcatgttctttGGTAAGGTCAGCCCTGCCTTAGCTGCTGGCTGCACCGTGATCCTCAAGCCTGCTGAGCAAACACCACTCTCAGCACTCTTCTATGCTCATCTTGCAAAGCAG GCTGGTATCCCAGATGGAGTGCTCAATGTAGTACCCGGATTTGGTTCAATTGCTGGAGCTGCAATTACCTCACATATGGACATTGATGCT GTCAGTTTTACAGGTTCATCAGAAACAGGTCGTCAAGTAATGATGGCTGCAGCCATGAGCAATTTGAAACCTGTTTCGCTCGAATTAGGAGGCAAGTCACCGGTCTTGATTTTCGATGATGCTGATGTAGACAAAGCTGTTGAACTTGCTCTCTTTGGCATCCTGCACAACAAG GGAGAAGTCTGTGTTGCATTCTCCAGAGTTTTTGTCCAGGAAGGGATTTATGATGAGTTTGAGAAGAAGGTGGTGGAGAAGGCAAAAACTTGGGTAGTGGGAGACCCTTTTGATCCTAAAGTTCAGCAAGGCCCCCAA ACTAGTAAGGCACAATTTGATAAAATCCTTTCCTATATTGAGCATGGAGTGAATGAAGGAGCCACACTGTTGACTGGGGGCAAGACAGTGGGAAACAAGGGATACTATATTGGACCTACTATCTTTTCCAATGTTAAG GAGGACATGGTGATAGCAAAAGATGAAATATTTGGACCTGTGATGGTACTTTCTAAGTTCAA GATCATtgaggaagcaattgaaaaagctaACAGCACAAGATACGGCCTAGCAGCAGGGATTGTGACCAAGAACTTGGACATTGCCAACACTGTCTCGAGGTCGATCCGTGCCGGCATCATTTGGATCAACTGCTTCTTTGCCTTTGACATTGACTGCCCTTTTGGAGGGTATAAGATGAGTGGATTTGGAAGAGATTATGGACTGGAAGCACTTCACAAGTATCTTCAAGTTAAATCAGTTGCAACTCCAATTTACAATTCACCATGGCTTTGA